One region of Niallia sp. Man26 genomic DNA includes:
- a CDS encoding class D sortase, which translates to MKKLKWFALLLIVGGAVFLGLGAWNIAETKVKTEQSLSKAEAVVKEKKDDWVDEEQDNRFVPPTGESVGILEIPKIEGNLPIVEGTDPDDLEKGVGHFKGSYYPNENGQIVLSGHRDTVFRRAGELELGDELRVVLPYGSFSYEITSTKIVEADDQTIITLDNTKEELVLTTCYPFSFVGNAPQRYIIYAKKV; encoded by the coding sequence ATGAAAAAATTGAAATGGTTTGCCCTCCTGCTTATAGTAGGAGGAGCGGTTTTTCTCGGATTGGGAGCATGGAATATAGCTGAAACAAAGGTGAAAACAGAGCAATCATTATCAAAGGCAGAAGCTGTGGTTAAAGAGAAAAAGGACGATTGGGTGGATGAGGAGCAGGATAATCGTTTCGTGCCTCCTACAGGGGAATCGGTCGGCATTTTGGAAATACCAAAAATCGAAGGGAACTTGCCGATTGTAGAAGGAACAGATCCGGATGATTTGGAAAAAGGTGTCGGACACTTTAAGGGCAGCTATTATCCGAACGAAAATGGTCAAATTGTCTTATCAGGACATCGTGATACGGTGTTCAGAAGGGCTGGTGAATTAGAACTCGGTGATGAGCTGAGAGTGGTGCTTCCATATGGAAGCTTCTCCTATGAAATCACGTCCACAAAGATTGTTGAAGCAGATGATCAGACTATTATTACGTTGGATAATACGAAAGAAGAGCTCGTCTTGACCACTTGCTATCCTTTCAGCTTTGTTGGCAATGCGCCGCAGCGCTATATTATTTATGCGAAAAAGGTGTGA
- a CDS encoding 5'-nucleotidase C-terminal domain-containing protein: MKGKQSFKILSILLIFTLVIPNFLGNFTPSVSAASQTADDLFISEYIEGSSNNKAIEIFNGTGSEVDLASYSLVLYANGKTEPNTTLKLEGKLADGDVYVITHSSASAAIKEKADIQHGVVNFNGDDVIELKKNDAVIDMFGTVGVQEKWGDGAAENHTLIRKSSVTKGSIGSESFDPALEWDIYDIDHFADLGKHTFGDTDNGSENPGQEEEETPSTPTDKISISDARAKNGQVVTVEGVVTADNEGIGGGKLSTYIQDDTAGINLYANNAGSFPALKEGQKVKVTGKVTEYNKLLEIAPNADGIEIISEGNAVPAPIEFSLENMADASLAEQKEGQLVKFKGYVQSIPATPAGGGYNVSVIDENFNGTTLRVMEGTQAISAIEAGKWYEFTGVLSQYNTYQVLPRKASDVTLLAEQPDAPTSAGEYESTVSSVVDGDTIHLESPVLGATKVRYVNIDTPETYHTPKNAADESQLEHGQEAKAYLNSLLKPGDKVIVKVGEEATDDYGRLLAQIIRKSDNLNTNLEMVKQGYASTYFIWPIGEEAEYNQFQSAVKEAKDNGKGIWNAENPLEELPFEFRAREQGKGLTRYVGNSETKEYVEPSKFAEVPVEKRIFFASAEEAETNGYKAKNQGSKENIKLQLLSVNDLHGKISEEYADGSNTIGRMDYLAAYLREREAENPNTLLVHAGDMVGGSPPVSALLQDEPTVEIMESLGFDVGTVGNHEFDEGVDEMLRLINGGEHPNGTENYDGINFPMVAANVEYKDTGKLVLDPYTIKEVEGVKVGFIGVATTDTPNMIISKGNENIRFTDETAAINKFVPELQSQGVEAIIVLAHVPGNQSGDSATGDIANIAKNVDDAVDVLFAAHNHVKIDAVVDNKLIVQAGEYGKAFADVELEIDPATGDIVKKSADIVDVVQAGVTPDPEVSAILNKYSEEVGPKLNEVIGEAATIMEGGYATKGAVGDNALGNLIADGMLTAMDSDFALMNGGGIRDDLNAGDITWNELFNIQPFGNTLVKLEISGDDLREILNSQFSSYGPDVSIGGFSYTWDSKQGSFGKVVDIFLPNGEKIDPDGKYTITVNNYMYPHSSDKYLLAKLGENPVQGGEDLQATVDYVKSFNGPISYNTGRISEVNATDGPTGNISAQLLGVNDLHGKIDVTGTVDGVNYGYASYLATYLKQHEAENENTLLVHAGDMIGGSSPVSALLQDEPTVEIMEALGFDVGTVGNHEFDEGVDEMLRMINGGEHPNGTAGYDGMNFPIVAANVEYKDTGKLVLDPYTIKDVDGVKVGFIGVANIDTPSQIIAKGNENVRFTDEAEAINKYVPELQKQGIEAIVVVTHVPGNQDANSGEITGTIADIANKVDDAVDVIFAAHNHVKINGLVDNKLIVQAWEYGKAFSDIDLEIDPVTKDIVKKSAEIVDVKQEGVTPDAKVQAILDKYQDIVGPKLKEVVGVAATDILGGYASKGEVGDNALGNLIADGMVAAMDSDFALMNGGGIRDDLLQGEITWEELFNIQPFGNTLVKLELTGAELKEVLNTQFSSYGPDVSIAGFKYTWDASLGEFGEVVDLMLPDGSKLDLSKTYTVVVNNYMYPHTTDKYRLTEFGENPVQGPDDLQATVDFVKSFTEPISYSAEKRISEITDEDTETPGESPETPGENPETPGENPETPGENPETPGENPETPGENPETPGESPETPGENPETPGESPETPGENPETPGENPETPGESPETPGESPETPDKETNPTPVLPNTATMDYNYLLIGCMMLVVGSVVLFVKRRKA; encoded by the coding sequence TTTATTTCTGAATACATAGAAGGCAGCTCAAACAATAAAGCAATTGAAATTTTTAATGGGACTGGCAGTGAAGTAGATCTTGCCAGCTATAGTCTGGTACTTTATGCCAATGGTAAGACAGAACCTAATACAACATTAAAGCTTGAAGGGAAGCTTGCAGATGGAGATGTGTATGTTATCACACATAGCTCTGCCAGCGCCGCAATAAAGGAAAAGGCTGATATTCAGCATGGTGTCGTCAACTTTAATGGTGACGATGTAATTGAGCTCAAAAAAAATGATGCAGTCATCGATATGTTTGGCACTGTTGGTGTGCAAGAAAAATGGGGAGATGGTGCTGCTGAAAACCATACTCTTATTCGCAAAAGCTCTGTAACGAAAGGAAGCATTGGAAGTGAGAGCTTTGATCCAGCATTAGAATGGGATATCTATGATATTGATCATTTTGCTGATCTTGGCAAGCATACTTTTGGAGATACAGACAATGGAAGTGAAAACCCAGGACAAGAGGAAGAGGAAACTCCTTCCACTCCAACAGACAAAATCTCTATTTCTGATGCACGAGCAAAAAATGGACAAGTTGTAACAGTTGAAGGTGTTGTAACTGCTGATAATGAAGGAATCGGCGGCGGTAAGCTATCAACATATATTCAAGATGATACAGCAGGTATCAATCTATATGCAAATAATGCTGGCAGTTTCCCGGCCCTAAAAGAGGGACAAAAAGTAAAAGTAACAGGAAAAGTCACAGAATATAACAAATTGCTGGAAATAGCACCAAATGCTGATGGAATTGAAATCATATCAGAAGGAAACGCAGTACCAGCACCAATTGAATTTTCACTAGAAAACATGGCAGATGCTAGTCTTGCTGAGCAAAAAGAAGGCCAGTTAGTTAAGTTTAAAGGGTATGTACAATCCATTCCTGCCACTCCAGCTGGAGGGGGCTATAATGTTTCCGTAATTGATGAGAACTTTAATGGAACAACATTGCGAGTAATGGAAGGAACACAGGCTATATCTGCTATTGAAGCAGGAAAATGGTATGAGTTTACAGGTGTATTGAGTCAATATAATACTTACCAAGTGTTGCCAAGAAAGGCATCTGACGTAACATTGCTTGCTGAGCAGCCTGATGCACCAACTTCAGCAGGAGAATATGAATCTACTGTTAGCAGTGTAGTAGACGGAGATACTATTCATCTTGAATCACCAGTTCTTGGGGCGACAAAGGTGCGTTACGTGAATATTGATACACCGGAAACGTATCATACTCCAAAAAATGCTGCTGATGAAAGTCAGCTAGAGCATGGACAAGAAGCAAAGGCATATTTAAATTCCCTATTAAAACCAGGTGATAAAGTAATCGTTAAGGTCGGAGAAGAGGCAACAGATGACTATGGAAGACTGCTTGCTCAAATCATCCGCAAGAGCGATAACTTGAATACAAACTTGGAAATGGTTAAACAAGGGTATGCATCGACTTACTTCATTTGGCCAATCGGAGAGGAAGCTGAATATAATCAGTTTCAATCTGCGGTAAAAGAAGCAAAGGACAATGGCAAAGGTATCTGGAATGCAGAGAATCCTCTAGAAGAATTGCCATTTGAATTCCGGGCAAGAGAGCAAGGTAAAGGATTAACGAGATATGTCGGAAATTCTGAGACAAAGGAATATGTGGAGCCTTCTAAATTTGCAGAGGTGCCTGTTGAAAAACGCATCTTCTTTGCAAGTGCAGAAGAAGCAGAAACAAATGGCTATAAAGCTAAAAATCAAGGAAGCAAGGAAAATATTAAACTGCAGCTTTTAAGCGTTAATGATTTGCATGGGAAGATCAGCGAAGAATATGCAGATGGTTCAAACACAATTGGCAGAATGGATTATTTAGCTGCATATTTACGTGAACGAGAAGCTGAAAATCCTAATACACTGCTTGTACATGCTGGTGATATGGTAGGCGGTAGTCCTCCTGTATCTGCATTGCTGCAAGATGAGCCAACTGTAGAAATTATGGAATCATTAGGGTTCGATGTTGGGACAGTCGGAAACCATGAGTTCGATGAAGGTGTGGACGAAATGCTGCGCCTCATTAATGGCGGAGAGCATCCAAACGGAACGGAAAACTATGATGGCATTAATTTCCCAATGGTAGCGGCAAATGTAGAATACAAGGATACAGGTAAGCTAGTGCTTGATCCATACACAATTAAGGAAGTTGAAGGCGTGAAAGTTGGATTTATCGGTGTTGCAACGACTGATACGCCAAATATGATTATCAGTAAAGGAAATGAAAATATTCGCTTCACAGATGAAACAGCAGCAATCAACAAATTCGTACCAGAGCTGCAAAGTCAAGGTGTTGAAGCAATCATCGTCCTTGCTCACGTTCCTGGCAATCAATCAGGTGACAGTGCGACAGGTGATATTGCTAATATTGCGAAAAACGTAGACGATGCAGTCGATGTTCTATTTGCAGCCCATAATCATGTGAAGATTGATGCAGTTGTTGATAATAAGCTGATTGTTCAAGCTGGAGAATATGGCAAAGCATTCGCAGATGTAGAGCTTGAAATTGACCCAGCAACTGGTGATATCGTTAAAAAATCTGCTGATATTGTTGATGTAGTGCAGGCGGGTGTCACACCTGATCCAGAGGTTTCTGCAATCTTAAACAAGTATTCGGAGGAAGTTGGTCCGAAGCTGAATGAGGTAATTGGAGAAGCAGCAACGATTATGGAAGGTGGCTATGCTACAAAAGGTGCAGTTGGCGATAATGCGCTCGGAAACTTGATTGCAGACGGCATGCTTACTGCAATGGATAGTGACTTTGCGCTGATGAACGGCGGCGGCATTCGTGATGACTTAAATGCTGGTGACATTACTTGGAATGAATTGTTCAATATTCAGCCATTTGGCAATACTTTAGTTAAGCTGGAAATAAGTGGTGATGACTTACGGGAAATTTTGAACAGCCAATTCAGCAGCTATGGTCCTGATGTCAGTATTGGCGGCTTCTCCTATACATGGGACAGCAAGCAAGGATCATTCGGTAAAGTTGTTGATATCTTCTTGCCAAATGGAGAAAAAATTGATCCAGATGGCAAATACACAATAACAGTGAATAACTATATGTACCCACATAGCAGCGATAAGTATTTGCTTGCTAAGCTTGGTGAAAACCCTGTTCAAGGGGGAGAAGACCTGCAAGCGACTGTTGATTATGTGAAAAGCTTCAATGGTCCGATTTCTTACAATACGGGAAGAATCTCAGAAGTGAATGCTACTGATGGTCCAACAGGCAATATTTCAGCACAGCTATTAGGTGTAAATGACCTACACGGTAAAATAGATGTTACTGGAACAGTAGATGGCGTTAATTATGGTTATGCTTCTTACTTGGCAACCTATTTAAAACAGCATGAAGCAGAAAATGAAAACACATTACTTGTTCATGCAGGCGATATGATTGGCGGCAGCTCACCAGTTTCTGCATTGCTTCAAGATGAGCCGACAGTTGAGATAATGGAAGCATTAGGCTTTGATGTCGGAACTGTTGGGAACCATGAGTTTGACGAAGGTGTGGACGAGATGCTCCGCATGATTAATGGCGGCGAGCACCCGAATGGCACTGCCGGTTATGACGGCATGAACTTCCCAATTGTTGCAGCAAATGTGGAATATAAGGATACAGGTAAGCTTGTGCTTGATCCATATACAATTAAAGATGTGGATGGCGTAAAAGTAGGCTTTATCGGTGTGGCAAATATTGATACACCAAGCCAGATTATTGCAAAAGGAAATGAAAATGTTCGTTTCACAGATGAAGCAGAAGCGATCAATAAATATGTTCCTGAGCTTCAAAAGCAAGGAATAGAGGCAATTGTAGTGGTTACTCATGTTCCTGGAAATCAAGATGCAAACAGTGGAGAAATTACAGGAACTATCGCTGATATCGCGAACAAAGTGGATGATGCGGTTGATGTTATCTTTGCAGCACATAATCATGTGAAAATAAACGGTTTAGTTGATAATAAGCTGATTGTTCAAGCGTGGGAATATGGCAAGGCGTTTTCTGATATTGATTTAGAAATCGATCCAGTTACGAAGGACATTGTGAAGAAATCTGCTGAAATAGTAGATGTGAAACAAGAGGGAGTTACACCAGATGCAAAAGTGCAAGCAATTCTTGATAAATATCAAGACATAGTTGGCCCTAAGCTGAAGGAAGTTGTTGGAGTAGCGGCAACGGATATTTTAGGTGGTTACGCTTCTAAAGGGGAAGTCGGTGACAATGCACTTGGTAACTTAATTGCTGATGGCATGGTAGCAGCAATGGACAGTGATTTTGCTTTAATGAACGGCGGAGGAATTCGTGATGACTTGCTTCAAGGTGAAATCACATGGGAGGAATTGTTTAATATTCAACCATTCGGTAACACGTTAGTTAAATTAGAGCTGACAGGTGCTGAATTAAAAGAAGTGCTTAATACTCAATTCAGCTCATACGGTCCAGATGTAAGCATTGCAGGCTTTAAGTATACGTGGGATGCATCACTTGGTGAATTTGGAGAAGTAGTTGATTTAATGCTGCCAGACGGCTCAAAATTAGACTTGTCTAAAACATATACAGTTGTTGTTAATAACTATATGTACCCACATACTACGGACAAATACCGTTTAACTGAATTCGGTGAAAATCCTGTACAAGGACCGGATGATCTGCAGGCGACAGTAGATTTTGTTAAGTCATTTACAGAGCCGATTTCATACAGTGCAGAAAAACGAATTTCTGAAATCACTGATGAAGACACAGAAACACCAGGTGAAAGTCCAGAAACACCAGGTGAGAATCCAGAAACACCAGGTGAGAATCCAGAAACACCAGGTGAGAATCCAGAAACACCAGGTGAAAATCCAGAAACACCAGGTGAAAATCCAGAAACACCAGGTGAGAGTCCAGAAACACCAGGTGAAAATCCAGAAACACCAGGTGAGAGTCCAGAAACACCAGGTGAGAATCCAGAAACGCCAGGTGAGAATCCAGAAACACCAGGTGAGAGTCCAGAAACGCCAGGTGAGAGTCCAGAAACACCTGATAAAGAGACAAATCCAACACCTGTGCTGCCGAATACAGCAACAATGGACTATAATTATCTTCTGATTGGGTGTATGATGCTAGTAGTAGGAAGTGTTGTACTATTCGTAAAAAGAAGAAAGGCGTAA
- the hxlB gene encoding 6-phospho-3-hexuloisomerase, with protein MNTSGYLEAVLAELKEASTHVSTEQTDSLVEAILSAKKVFVAGAGRSGFMLKSFAMRMMHMGIDAYVVGETVTANFEKEDLLIIGTGSGETKGLISIAEKAKSIGGNVIAVTIFPESTIGKIADAAIKLPGSPKDKTNSDFKTIQPMGSLFEQLMLLTLDSVILKYMEVRNLDSNTMYGKHANLE; from the coding sequence ATGAACACAAGCGGATACTTGGAGGCTGTTTTAGCTGAGCTGAAAGAAGCCTCCACACATGTTTCCACTGAGCAGACTGACTCTCTAGTTGAGGCAATTTTGTCAGCCAAAAAGGTATTTGTTGCAGGAGCAGGCCGCTCTGGTTTTATGCTTAAATCCTTTGCAATGCGAATGATGCATATGGGCATTGATGCATATGTAGTCGGTGAAACTGTAACTGCCAACTTCGAAAAGGAAGACTTGTTGATTATCGGCACTGGATCAGGTGAAACGAAGGGCCTTATTTCGATTGCTGAAAAAGCGAAAAGTATTGGCGGCAATGTCATCGCTGTGACGATTTTTCCAGAATCCACAATCGGCAAAATTGCTGATGCAGCGATTAAACTGCCTGGATCACCAAAGGATAAAACAAACAGTGACTTTAAAACAATTCAGCCAATGGGCTCCTTATTTGAACAGCTTATGCTGCTTACACTGGACAGTGTCATCCTGAAATATATGGAAGTAAGAAATCTTGATTCCAATACAATGTATGGTAAACATGCCAATTTGGAATAA
- a CDS encoding 3-ketoacyl-ACP reductase, with amino-acid sequence MQSLKGKTALITGAGRGIGRATAIALAQEGVNLGLIGLTEGNLKKVAEEVKQYGVSVAIATADVSDNQSVIDAVNSINLELKQIDILINNAGTAKFGGFLDLSAEEWENIIKVNLMGTYYVTRAVLPGMIDRKAGDIINISSTAGQKGAPVTSAYSASKFAVLGLTESLMMEVRKHNIRVTALTPSTVATDLAIDTNLTDGNPEKVMQPEDLAEYMVAQLKLNSRVFIKTSGMWSTNP; translated from the coding sequence ATGCAATCACTTAAAGGAAAAACGGCATTAATTACAGGTGCTGGCAGAGGCATCGGACGTGCGACTGCTATTGCACTTGCACAGGAAGGCGTAAACCTAGGATTAATTGGGTTAACAGAAGGCAATTTAAAAAAAGTTGCAGAAGAAGTAAAGCAGTATGGTGTATCTGTTGCAATTGCAACAGCAGATGTATCTGACAACCAATCTGTTATTGATGCTGTAAACAGTATCAATCTTGAGTTAAAGCAAATAGATATCTTAATTAACAACGCTGGCACTGCTAAATTCGGCGGCTTCCTCGACCTATCTGCTGAAGAATGGGAGAATATCATTAAGGTAAATCTAATGGGTACTTACTATGTAACAAGAGCGGTGCTTCCAGGAATGATTGACAGAAAAGCTGGAGATATCATTAATATTTCCTCAACAGCTGGACAAAAGGGCGCACCTGTTACAAGTGCATACAGTGCTTCTAAGTTTGCTGTATTGGGATTGACTGAATCGTTAATGATGGAAGTGCGCAAGCATAATATCCGTGTAACGGCGTTAACACCAAGCACAGTGGCTACAGATCTTGCCATCGATACAAACCTGACAGACGGAAATCCAGAAAAAGTAATGCAGCCAGAAGATTTGGCTGAATACATGGTTGCACAATTAAAGCTTAACTCTCGTGTATTTATTAAGACTTCTGGTATGTGGTCTACTAATCCATAA